Sequence from the Solea senegalensis isolate Sse05_10M linkage group LG1, IFAPA_SoseM_1, whole genome shotgun sequence genome:
GTCATGTCAAGAGAGAATTAAAGGAGGTTTCCATTtagtgtgtgtgcttctgtttgAATCTATTAGATCGTGGGACATAGTTTGTGTGGTttggtggtaaaaaaaaaaaatctaaaacatgATATTATAAGTTGTGATTTGTAGAGGTTCTGGGAAGATATTTATTTGATGAAAAATATTCCTCTAACAATAGTGGACAGGCTTTTGTGAGGAAAAttctgaaaattaaaaattctGAAACGAATATTGATCTATAAGACAGCAGAGGAAATAGACTAatgattttaaagttttctAGTGAACATCAAAGTTTGGCATTCTGAACAAAAACTCTCTGTTCTGTTATCAGGTGACTGGGCTGACTGACCTGCCATGACTGAGATGCAGACCTTCTACCACGCCATGTATCGCCCCCCGAGCTTCTACCTGCAGCCCACCTTGATGCAGAGGCGTGTCCTGAACGAACAGGTGGACCTGTGGTGGTTCAGAGAGCCACGTCGCTCCTTGTTGTGCTACTGTATCTCAGTGGTCCTCATAATAGGTCTAGGCCTCGGTGGCGTGGGCCTCCTCTCTTCTACCACGAGCCTCTCTGGGGATTGGCGACTTGGAGTGGGCACTACACTCTGCCTTTTGGCCCTCGCTGTTTTACTTAAGCAGCTCCTCAGCTCCGCCATCCAGGACATGAACTGTGTGCACAGTCGACGTCGGATTGACCAGCTGAGGAGTGGAGGGAGGGCTGACCCGGCGCTGATCTTTACCGTGGGGTTGTCAGTGATACTCTGTGGGacagtgctgctctgtgtggCTGCAGTTGGCAGCCGAGCTCATGACAGCAGGGAAATGCTGGTGTCTGGTCTGGTGCTGCTGGCTGCTGGGATCATCGTGGTACTGGCGGTAGTGGGCTACTGCGTGCTGGTTTACCTTCAGAGACaaagggagcagaggaggaggaggaggtgggtgaGAGTTAGTAGAGCAAGGAGGATGAGGAGTCAAGGTGTGCAGGTGTTCAACATCTCAGCAGGACAAAGTAGTCAAGCCAGGACCAGTCTGATCTGAGTCGGCTTCACCTGCAAAAGCGTTCATGAAAGGTTCGAAAGTCtgtgaaagtggaaaaacatgCAGACGCGTCCGTTCTCAAGACTTTGTGTTCCTGTTATGATAAAAGTGACGACTGCTGAACATCACCAACAAAAAGAATGTCTGTAACAAAGCAATAGTTTTCAGCAATGACTCAGGAAAGAAATCCCCTCtgttttcattcactgtgtgaatgaaaaaaaaaaaaggtttaaaataagttgggtttttttctgtacCACATGATCATAAATCTGTTTCATATTAATTTATTCAAGAACTGCATGCTCAAATAAACTGCTTCTGACTCAACATccaattgtattattattactactgttGTTATTTTGGGTTGCACACCTTGAGCTGAGATGTGTGACTTTAGAGTACAAAAGTAATGAAGACAGCTAAAGGTGAATTCTTTACTTACTCAAATGACAGGTGATATAAAAACGGCAGATCAACACTCATGGTGTAAATGTGTCAAatcatacaaatacaattgtacataaatgtcacattatatatttaaaataatgatgtaTCATATGACTGATTTTAGTTTTGATGGAAACAATTTTGCATCaacataaaaggaaaatgtgttttttggatggattgtgttttttttatcacatgacCTAACAGTGCATACAGTGAGTGAACAAGGCAGATTATCAGAAGTGTATCCAATTTGCTGACTATTTCCTTTCAAAAGAACTTTGGTGACAAGCagtaacatttttcaaaaagaacACGAAAAGATCAATTGcaagaagaaaagggaaaatcTTCATTGTGaaattctgattttcttttttgaaaacaaaaccgTCCACAAATAtgagctgttttattttaactgtggCTGATGGTAATAAACCCCGCCCTTCTTTACACTGTCTTTCTTGTtgtacagcagctgtttttaaagtatACCGACgctaaaatcaatcaataagcATCTGAGGATaatacatttccatttttcCCTAATCAACCGATAGTGAACTGAAGATCATCGTCGCTGTCGTCTTCCCCCTCctccatgtcctcctcctctctctctctgtctgccctGACCTTCTCACTGGTCTGGATGTAGTTGTCCTCAATGaagccatcatcatcatcttcatccagCCCACTCACAGTCCCTCTACCCATTCCTATTCTCCCTGACACGCTGCTGGG
This genomic interval carries:
- the LOC122762138 gene encoding transmembrane protein 125-like; the encoded protein is MTEMQTFYHAMYRPPSFYLQPTLMQRRVLNEQVDLWWFREPRRSLLCYCISVVLIIGLGLGGVGLLSSTTSLSGDWRLGVGTTLCLLALAVLLKQLLSSAIQDMNCVHSRRRIDQLRSGGRADPALIFTVGLSVILCGTVLLCVAAVGSRAHDSREMLVSGLVLLAAGIIVVLAVVGYCVLVYLQRQREQRRRRRWVRVSRARRMRSQGVQVFNISAGQSSQARTSLI